The genomic stretch tgaggggaagcagagctgggggggtCCCTGTGCAGCCCCCAGGGTTAGACCCACACCCACCGTACGTGGGGGTTTGTCCTGAGCACCCACCCTGGGGGGGCATCATCCCCCAGCACCGACCTTGGGGTGGGGACaaacccccctccccctttgGCAGGGGTCAGCCCTGAGCCCACCCtgcccccacacaccccccaggcACAGGGTGGCAGAAATTCCAGTTTCTCCCCAAGAAAAGAagctgggagcccctggccccTCCACAACAGGGCAGGACCCCCTGCCATgtcaccctgccccagccaccctGGGGGCTGAAGAGTGGGggtcccatcccatccccctCAAAAGGGTCCTGGAGGTCCCCAGGCTCAGACCCGGGACTGGAGGGGGCCAGGGGCGTCGTGCACCGCAGccgggctgctgctgccgctgctggaGGAGCCAGAGCTGGGGGGCGAGGGGCGCTGGGGGGGTGCTGCCTGCCGGGACCCCCGCCCCTTCAGGGTGCTGAGCTTGGCGTCGAGAGAGAGGGTGCGAGGGCGGCCCCAGGGGCGGcgggtgggggggctggggctgcccgtCCGGCCAGAgtggggggcacgggggggtgGCCCCTCAAAGAGGGAGAGCCAAGGCGGGGTCCCCGGCGcccggccccccgcccgccgcgtCAGGATGTCCGTCACTGCCTCGATGTCGTCAGCCGGATCAATAGCTGCGGGGAAGAGCAGGGGTCAGATGGGCCCCCCAGACCCTTGCAGGGGTCAGCTGGGCCCACCCagacccctgccctgctcctgcaccgTGGGGACGGGACCTGCCAATGGGCAGGACGGGGCGGCTGGAGCAGCCCTATGGCAGGGATGTGCCCCACGGCCAGGACGTGCCCCACGGCCACGGTGTACCCCACGGCCAGGGCAACGGGATGTGCCCCACGGCTGGGGTGGCTGGGATGTGCACCAGGACCAGGGCAGCCAGGACACGCTCTGTGGCCAGGACAGCCGGGACGTGCCCTAGAGCCAGGACACGCACCGaagccagggcagctgggacATGTCCGGTGGCCGGGACGTGCCCCATGGCTGTCCCAGGGGTGCCATGGGGCGGTGGGCTCACCACACCAGCCCCCCGCCCATCACCTGTCGCTGTAATaggaggagagcagagcccGGATCTCTGCCGAGACGGCGTTAtcctgcagcaggagccctTCGCAGGCAGAGGGGGGCACGGCcgggccaggcagggctggagccgCCAGAGACGGGGGgcagagagagacggagagacaggggggatggagggggaacAGGAGGGGACAgagagaggcaggagaggacagagggaggcaggaggggggaCACAGAGAAATGGGGGATCAGAGGGGCAGTAGAGAGAACAGTGGCGTTAGGGAGGTGCCAGGGCGGCAAGGACAGGGCTGCCCGGCAGCAGGTTAGtggagagcagagaggagggagacagaggcagagcccccccggccccccactCACCCATCTCGTGGTAGAGCGAGCCTTGCCGGGGCAGCACGGCGGGTGGCCGGCGTGGCGGCGGCACCTCAATCCTCATCAGCTCGTCACAGCACTGCTTCCACTGgcctggggacacggggggggggggggtcagcACTGCAGGGATGGGGGTCCTGCCGTGGGGGGGAGGGCCACCAGGATGGGGGTCCTGCCAGGATGGGGGGTCCCGCCCATACTCACTCATGTCATAGAAGTGCTGCCAGAACGCCTCCATCCATCGCTGTGCCTCGGCCCGGCTCTCGGCCAGCAGCGTGTGGGTCACCTCCTCGCCGCCGTAGCGGTTGGTGACGGCCATGCCGTGGGGCTGCTCGTGCCCCTCCCGCTCCGCCGCGCGGATGCGGGTCTCCTGTGGTGGCGGCAGCGGCTCTCAgaccccgcagccccccgcagccccccgcaccccccgccccggctgcTGTACCTTGTTGACGGCGATGGTGAGGGCAGGCTCCAGCCCGGCCTCGGCCTCGCCAGGGTCGCGGTAGCAGAGGAGGTCGGTGCCGCGCAGGACGCAGTACAGATGGGTCCCGCTCTGTGCCTcggaccctggctgctgcccgCGGAGCTGGCACCGTCAGTGCGGCAGGCACCGGTGGGCACCGCCCCACCCTGGCTCCCTGGGGTCATTCCCAGCCCCACTGGgacccccatccccaccacacCCCATCCCCTGACCAATGCGGGGGGACGGGGcaaccccctccccagcacggGGGTAGCCGGGTCTCCATCCCCACCACACTCCGGAGGCCGCCAGCAGGGACTGCCAAGAGGCAGCAGGGGCTTGTGCCACCACCCGTCCCCACCCCCGGACAGGGACGGGACAGGACATgtgcccatccccatcccatctcTGACCCTGTGtctccccatgtccccatccctgtccccgtcccGCCCCCGTCCCACGCTCACCTGCAGCCGGAGGAAGCCGCTCGTCACCGGGGCGGCCATGCAGCGGGGCTGGGCAGCCAGGCGGCAGCACATGCTGCCGTAGAGGGGCAACCAGAAGGAGCTCTCCTCTGCGGGGGCACGCTCGCCTGGGGCGCCTGGGCACAGAccaccccccacacacacacccctccccgctccctgccctgccaggacCCCAGACCCATCTCACCTCCAGACCAGCTGGGACCCCCAAGACCCCTCTGCCCCCAACCCACCAGGCCCCCTAGACCCATCTCCCCCCCAAACCATCTGGGACCCCAGACCCTATCCCTCAGCCCATCAGTCCCCCgatcccaccccatcccagacccctctccccaccccgccAGGCCCCCAGCCGCATTGCCCGCGCCACACACTCACCGTTGCTGGCGATGGCGAGGTCGTGGGTGCGGAAGCCGTCCTGCACCTCGGCCAGGGAGAGGACGGCGTGCGCCAGGAGGTGGAACTTGGGGCCCCTGGGGGGACGGCGGGTGAGaggagcagggatggggggacacagggggcACGGGGGGTGTCGGGGTACTCACGGCACactgggggctggcagcaggagcgGGCTGGTGCCGCCGTTACccggggggctgccggggctcCCATCCATGGCGGCGCGCACCCGCTTGCCGGAGGAGCGTCCCAGGGAGGTGCTGAGGCGGGTGGCCAGCTTTCTGGGGGTGCTGCCCTGCGCCGCGCCCCCCGCCAGCCCTGCGCTGTACAGCTCCACCTTCAGCTCGAAGTCAGGCCCGGCCTCTGAGCTGGGTAGGGGGACATGGGATGAGCGGGGTAGGAGACACACACGGTCCTCCCTGCCCTACTGCCCGCCCCGGGACCCTCCGTGCCACCCCACAGCCACAGCCCGGCCCAGGACCCCTCCcagggggagggcagggagagcaggagtCCCCCccaggggaggcaggggagggcaggggtcCCTCTGGGGTGCACCCGCTCCCAGCGTGGCGCTCACAAGAGGACGGCGCTCTCGAAGCAGATGTCGGTGAGGGTCCGGTCCACCAGCACCATGGGGGTGTCGTGGATCTCCGCCCcgagctgcagcaggcagaagaCGGCGCAGCGGTGCAGCTCTGCGGGCGAGGGGGGGTCAGGGTGGCAGGGGGtgatggggaggggggctgcgctgcccccctgcacccccactcACCTCCCTTGTTCCTGAAGTACTCTGTGTCCTTCCACATCAGCGGGATGCGCAggtctggggggggggggagatggGTGGTGAGGGGGGCTGAGCCCCCCCAGGACAGCCCCACAGGGACACACAAGGGTCCCTtgctggctgcctgcacccaggaccccccgccagccccccaCCATGGGAGGGTGCACAGACGGGGGTGCTGGGCGCACCCATCCACCCCGGGTTGGGGGGCTGGCAGGACCCCCCCCATACCTGAGACACAGACAGTGCCGCGGCAGGGCAGGCGCTCGTCCGTGGGGCCGGCGTCTGAGGGGCTGcggaggcgggcggggggggaagcagggatggggagctgtGACGGCCGCCCCAGCACCCCCCTCgcccccccagcgcccccctcgccccccccccccccccgggggtgCTCACCGCCTGGCCGTCCGCCGCAGCACCTGCGCCTCCTTCCTGCGCTGCAGCTCGGCCATGTAGGCCAGGACGCGGCTGTTGCAGACCAGGAGGCTCTTGGCGGCCTCCAGCGCCTGCTCCCGCCGGCTGCAGGCGGCCAGCAGCTTGCAGGCCCCCTCCCGCAGCCGCAGCTCCCGCTCCATCTTCCGCTGGATCTCCGTGTCCTgcgggggggggacggggatggggggCACCCACCGGGGATGGCGGGGACGGAGCGGGGGTCCCTCCCCACCCGCGGTTGGCTCTGGCCCCGGATTGGGGCTGCCACGTCCCCCCCCGGGGGCCACGGAGCAACCCGGCcacccccagctctgcaccccTGGGGGGTCCCAGACATGCACCCCTCTAGGGTGTCCCAGCCGTGCACACCCCTGGGGGGGTCCCAAGCTCTGCACACCCCTTGGGGGGGGTCCCAGCCATGCACCCCTGGCTCAGCACAGCTCGGGGTGCCCAGCCCAGGCCCAAGCACAGGGAGGGGACACcagcccccagccagctcctctcccaccaTGGCGCCAGTCCCCATGGCCACCTCtgtcaccccccaccccaaaccagcCTTTGCTGCGGCCACCAAATAAACACCCtgcacccccccacaccccccctcCAGGGTCAGGCAGCCACCAGCTCCTCATGGTCTCCCTCCCAGACCCCCCACAGCCGCCTGCCAGggtcccccatcccactgcccTGGaacagcccccagccctgggggctgcagccccagtgCCCCAATGCAGCCCACAGGGGAGTCATGCACCCCACAGACACAGCATTCACCCCACAAGGAGCCACACACCCCACAGATTTGCTATGTGTCCCACAGACACACCATGTGCCCCACAGGAGAACAACATGCCCCAAGGACACACCATGCATCCCACGGATGTGCCGCGCGCCCCACAGATACACCACATATGCCACGGCGGAGCCAGGTACCCCACAGATATATCGTGTACCCCACAGGGGAACCATGTGCCCCACAGATACACCACGAACCCCACAAATACCCCATAGGAGAACTATGTGCCGCGCATATACACCATATACCCCACAGGGGAACGACGCGCCCCACAGATACACCACGCACCCCATGGCTGAGCCACGCGTCCCCCAGATACTTCATGTACCCTATGTCTAAGCCACGCACCCCACAGATACATCGTGTACCCCATGGGGGAACCACACACCCCATGGATACAGCATGCACCCCATGGATATGCCACACACCCCACAGAAACATCATGTACCCCACGGCTGGGCCACGCACCCCACAGACACATCACATGCCCCATGGGGGAACCATGCACCCCACAGATGAAGCATACGCCCCATGGATGTGCCACACACCCCACAGCTGTGCCACGTACCCCACAGGGGATCCCCACACCCCACAGACACATCGTGTACCCACAGGGGAAACCACGCACCCCACGGATACACCACGTACCCCACGGGTGTGCCACACACCCCATGGATTTGCCATGCATCCCCCAGACGTGCCAGACCACGGACACCCACAGCGCAGTGGGGGGCACACACCGAGCAgccccccccacatccccccagaCCCCCAACTCACTGCCGGTACCGGCTGCTGCTCCATTCCGGTACCGGCTGCTGCCTTCACCCCCCGgcgctgcctgcaccccccccGGGCCCCCTGCCCGTGGAGCCGCAGTGACGTCACCGCCTGCTATAAATAACCCCGAGCAGtggacggggggggggggggggcggcagcAACCGGGAACTCGAgaccccccctcccctcccaggaACACCCCCACCGTCCCGGTGAGAGATGGGGGGATGCTCCCTGTAAGGAGGGGAGCAGTGGGGAGTGCTCTCCGCCTTCCCAGCACCCCCGGGACACCCCGGACCCCCAGCCACCAGGTTCCCCGGAGtccggggggtgccggggggcaCCCCCCAATTCCTACCTGGAGGCTAATGGCGATCTGGCGGATATAGAGCATGTTGAGATCTTCCAGGATCCGCAGCTTCTCCTGCATCTGAAGGCGttgccccctccccgccaccTCCATCGGGACCACCGGGACCCCCCCGGTTACtgtgggggggctggggggggtgggggggggtccccgcATCCACCCCGGCTCCCCACCCGTGGACCCCACTGCATCCAGCGCTGGCAGGAGTCGGGTCTGTCTGGCCCCCCCACCCAACTCCTTACGGCTGCGGAGAGAAAAGGGCCCTTTCATCGGCCCCCCCAGTACGAGCTGCCCCCCCCAGCGGGTcccggccgccccctcccgccgAACAACCGGACACTGTGCGGGAAAGGGCAgcgggggcggctgggggggatgggggaaggtggggggggcaggggtgggatAAGGGGTGCTGGAATGGGGGATGGGGGACGTGACGGGGCACAGGGGACAAGATGTGGGACAAGGGttgcaggggagggagaaggggcgCAAGGGTTGGGAGATGGGGAGGGGATAAGATGGGGGGCAGGAAACAGGAGAAGGGGTGCAGGGAACAAGATGGGGGGCAGGGGTAGGACAAggggtgcaggggctgggagTCGAGGAGGTGACAAGATAGGGTGCAGGGGACAggagggggtgcaggggacaggagaaggggtgctgggatgggggaaggggTGCAGGGGAGGTGGTGCACGGACAGGACAAGGTGTGCGGGGTTCAGGGCGCGGGGACGGGACGAGGGGTGCGGGGGTCGGggtgcagcaggcagggtggaGGCACAGGGCGGGGGTGCGGGGGACCGGGCTGAGGAGGGTGGTCCCGGATCGGGGTGCAGGGAagggccgggggggcggggtCCCGGTACCGGGGCCCTacgtgtgtgtgtccccccgcccgccgccccctgCCGGCCCCGGTGGGCGCAGCCGCCCGAGCCGGCCCCCGGTACCTTCCGCCGCTCCCGCTCCGCCGCGGCGCATACAggaaggcggcggcggccgcccgcccccggcccgcccccccCGGCCATTTCTCCGCCGGCTCCGCTCGCaggggccgccccccgcccgcccccgcccacGGCAGCACCGGGACACCGGGGCTGGCGGAGGGAATCCCCGAGCGCACCGGGACACCCCCGCCAGGCGCAGCTGGTACCGGGGGAACCGGGAGCCCCCATATGCACCAGGGACCCCGCCTGCACCGGGACCCCCTGCCGTGTGCGCACAAGGAACCCCCCGAGTGTGCACCAGGACACCCCCCCCATGCACACCTCGTACTGGGGGAACCggaacccccaccccccccccgagTGTATCAGGACCCCTCCCCGTGTGCACCAGGACACCTCACCTGGGCCCCAGCGTGCACCGGAACCCCCTGCTGTGGGTGCACAAGGACCCCACTGAGTGCACCAGGACACCCTCCCCACCATGCGCAGGTGGTACCGGGGGAAATGGGACCCCCACACCTTGTGCATCAGGACCCCCCCATATGCACCAGGAACCCCCCCGTGCCTGGTGCCAAGCCAGGAGCCACATGCCACGCGCCTCACAGGGGCGAGGGCGAGGGTTCTGCTCCCACAGCCCCGTCCTTCCCACCTCCCGCCAatgcagccccctccccaggagcCACGAGGGGCCTCAGTGTGGATCTGGTGCCAGCACGTCACAGACCCGGGACCCCCCGGGCAGCAGTGGGAGCTGCGGGGTGCAGGGGCCGTGGTCCCGCCGCGCTGCCCTGGCACGCTGCCGACGGCGAGGGCGGCCGTGCCGGGGGCGCGGGCGCTTCCCGCCTTGCTGGGGCGAGAGCCCGCCGGAGTGGCGGGAAATCCCGGCTGGGCCGGTGGCGGCCGGTGCTGCCGGCGGGACGGGTGGGACGGGCGGGACAAGGGCGGCAGGTGCCAGGAGCTCCGTGGGGAGcggctgcctgtgccctgcccgCCTGCACggcccggtgccggtgccgtaCCTGCGCGGAGTCTGCCAGGAGGCTGAGCCGGCAGCGGCCGCGGCGGATCTCCATCTCCAGTGCCGAGCCACGGGCCACGGTCACCCGGCTGCGCTGGTTGCGGCAGAACATTGTGCCGGTGCCGGTACTGGGGCTGGTCCCAGGACGCTCCAGCTCCCGCAGGATGTTTTCTTGGCCTGGAGCAAACCCCTCCCTGGCCCCGCCAACACCTGGCACGGGGGCAGGACACaccggggcgggacggggaaCACCGGGACACACCAATCCTGGCCACCACCGACCCGCACGGATGCAAAACACCGCGGTTTGTGCCGGAGTGACCGGTGGGGGCCCAAGCAGGAGCGGGGCTGGCAGCGGGGCCGGTACCGGGCACGTCCTGACACAGGCAGGACAATGGCCCGAGTCAGCGCCGGCAGCTGCGGGGACGGGGgaacgggggggggggatgcGCACGTGCTAATTAACGCAGGGCGTGCAAGAGCATGCACGGGCACACGTGTgtacacacatgcacgcacacgTGCGTGCTCCGCGCCGCCTGCGTGTCCATGGACGTGCGCCCCACGGGACCGCGTCCACACGCACGCACACGCGTGCAGCACCGCCTGTATGTGcatgcacacgcgtgtgcacgGGCAGCGCGTGCCCgcgggcagctgcctgcacacacgCATCTCTGCGCAACGCGCTGCCCGGGCGGAAACCGCCGCCGCGGGCCCAAAGGCCCGCGGCGGCGGTTTCCGCCCGGGTAGCGCTCCACCTTGCCCATTTCAAATatggcgccgccgccgccgcccccccacccgccGTGTAACCGCCGCACCGGGCGGAAGTGGGTCCGCACGGAAATTGTTTCCCCCAGGCGGCGGAACACCGGCAGCGGATGAGCAAGGCCTGGCGGCGCGGCAGGATGGAGAGCGGCGAGCAGGGTGAGCACCCCCGGGACTGGGGGTCgggggcagagcctgggagaTGCGGCCCTCCTGGTCCGTCCCCTCCCGGGGTCGGTGGCGCGTCCCCGGGCCGGGCTGACCGGCCGTGCCCGCCCTCGCAGGGGAGGAGGCCGAGGCGGGCGGCGGGCACGGCTCCCACAAGAAGAAGCACAAGAAGCACAAGAAGAAGCACAAGAAGAAGCACCACCACGACGcggggccgcccccggcccccgaGCCCGCTGCCGGCCTGCGCAAGCCCCAGCTCAAGCTCAAGATCAAGCTCGGGGGGCAGATCCTGGGCACCAAGAGGTGAgggggggccgggcggggcgcggcCGGACCTTTCCACACCCCACATGCTCGCCGGGACACCTCTGCCCCTGTCCTGGTCTCACTGGCTCCCCTGCCCGCTTTCCCCACAGCGTCCCCACCTTCACGGTAGTCCCCGAGGCGCCACGCTCGCCCTCCCCGCTGATGGTGGTGGATGAGGATGAGGAGCCCACCGAGGGGGTGCCCATCGAGCAGTACCGGGCCTGGCTGGGTGAGCCCCAGGGGCAGTGATGCCAAGGGAGGGTGCTGTGGTGGGAGGGGGCTGTGATGGGGTGGGGGAACCCCGAGGGGGATGTTGGCAtaggggagggtggggggagcctGGGGGTGTCTGTGGGGATGCACAGTGGGCTGCGGCTGtgctccctgtgctgggaaTGGCCAGTGCCCTGCCAAGGGAGCAGGGAGGGTTCCTGCGGCGCTCACCTGGTCGTGGCTTCGGGGGCTGCCCGACCCTGGGGTGGGGTGACACCCCCAGCCCGGTGACTcctctccccgccgccgcctggcCCAGACGAGGACAGCAACCTGGACCCCTCACCCCTGCCGGACCTGGACTCAGAGAGCTGCTTCCCCGCccgtgaggaggaggaggaggaggaagagcgcTGGCTCGACGCCCTGGAGAAGGGCGAGCTGGACGACAACGGGGAGCTGAAGAAGGAGGTGGACGAGTCCCTGCTGACGGCCCGGCAGGTGAGGGGGACCCAGAGCCACCTGGGGCAGGGCTGAGGGGTGCCACAGGGCTCCCAAAGCCAGCAGGGGGCTGGGTCGGTGCTCTCGGAGTGGGGGGGGCCAAGGCTGGGGTCGTGATGGTGCCCCCTGTGCCCCCGCAGAAAGCCCTCCTGCACAAGCAGCAGAGCCAGCCGCTGCTGGAGCTGCCCATGGGCTACAAGGCGAAGGAGCTGACAGAGGAGATGCTGGTGAAGCGGGAGGAGCGGGCCCGCAAGCGGCGCCTgcaggcggccaagaaggcagAGGAGAACAAGAACCAGACCATCGAGCGCCTGACCAAGACCAACAAGGCCAAAGTGAAGACGCTGCGGGAGCGCAAGGCCAAGCAGGCACCCTGCCCCGTTGTCCACTACTGCAACGCCATCGACCGCATCACCGTCTCCTTCCCGGCAGGCATGGCCCTGCCGCTGCCGCCCGCCGTGGCCCCCGCCGTGCCCACACCCGTCCTCTGCGCCGTCGCCGGCTGCTCCAACCACAAGCGCTACTCCTGCTCCCGCACCGGCCTgcccctctgcagcctggcCTGCTACCGGCGGAacctccagctgcaggaggccGCGGCGTAGGCGGGGGGCACCGGCCATTCCCCACGGACAGAgcgggatggggctgggggcagccccGGCGGGGACTGAGGGGGgtccggggtggggtggggtggtggggagccGGGGCTGGTCCTGTGGTGCTCCCGGTGCCGCGGGGCTGATTAAAGGCTGTTGGCGGAGGAGCTGTGTGTGGGTCCGAGGGGACTGGGGGGACagcccatccccaccccaccgGGAGCGCTATGGAACGGCCTATCCCCCCACCAGGAGCGCCGTGGTACAGCCCCCCCTGCCCGGTGAGTTATGGTACAGCTCGGGCCGGCGCCCCCGGGGGCGGGGCCCCGGGAAGCGCCGTGCGGCAGCGCTCATTGGCTGGGGAATTGCCCGGCGGAGAGCGGCGCTGCCGGGTGGTTGGCCTCTCCACCAATCACGCGTTCAGGCCCCGCGCATTGGCCAGGCTCTTACCAGCGCCCGCCCCCGGGGGTTGGCCCCGGCCAGCCATGGGTTGCTGCGCTCCTCCCTCGGGCACGGTGGCGCGGGACGGAGCCGCCGTTGGCCGTGGCTGCCGTCAGTCACGGTCGGGAGGGCGGGGCCTCGCCTGCGGTTGGCGGCGGCGTCAGCCAGTCCGGCCGGGGGTGGGGCTCGGTCCCTTTGTCTCTGTTGTTGGGCGTGAGGCGCGGGCAGACGGCGTCCGATTGGCGGGGGcagggcggcggcagcggcaccgATTGGCGGGCGGCGGCGAGGCGGCGGCGGATTggtggggcggcggcggcaggggcggagcggggcggagCTTTGGCCCGGGCGTgatggcggcggcggaggctgcggcccgggcggcggcggcgggccgggagGCCGGGATGgcgacggcggcggcggggcagcggcTGCCgctgcgggcggcgggggccggggccggggccggggcggccgagccggcgcggggccgcggcgggctGTAGGCGGCGCCATGGAGCGgcccgggagcggcggcggcgccgagGGGGCCTGGGCCGCGCTGCTGGGCCGGCAGCACCAGCAGGTacgggcgggccggggcggcgggggccgggcgggccgggccgggcggtgTGACGGCGTGTCCGCGCCCGCAGGCCCGGGAGTACTGCCCGGGGGTGAACAACCAGCCCTACGTCTGCGAGAGCGGGCACTGCTGCGGGGAGACCGGCTGCTGCACCTACTACTACGAGCTGTGGTGTGAGTGCGGGCGGGGCGCCCGGCGGGGGGTCCGGGCTGGGGGAGGGTGTTCCCGAGCCGGGAGGGGGAATCatgggctggaggaaggggatCCTTGAGGTCGGGGGTGGGCCGTGGCCTGGGGTGGAGGATCCCGGGCTGGGGTGAGGTGGTCTCTGGGTTCAAGGGGGTTTCTGGGCTGGGGTGAGGGGTTCCCTGGGCTCGGGGGGGTCCCTGGGTTGTGGGAGGCATCCCTGGGCACGGCGGGGGTGGTAGGAGCTGCAGCCTTTCCCTGCCTTGTAGGGGGGTAGTTGTTCAAGGGGAGGGTGACCCCACTCTGTTCCCTCACCCTGTTCCCTGCAGGGTTCTGGCTCCTCTGGACCATCCTCAtcctcttcagctgctgctgcgccTACCGGCACCGCCGGGCCAAGCTgcgcctgcagcagcagcagcggcagcgggAGATCAACCTCATCGCCTACCACGGTGCCTGCAACTACCCCGCCTCCATGATGGACCTCAGTGAGTGAGGggtgtcccccagccccccagggTCCCCCCAGGTTCCCGTGTCTCCCCCAACCCTGTTTGTGCCAGGCTGCGCCCTCCAGGTCTGTCCCCTCTGGGGCCAGGGCCCGCTGGCAGCCCTGACCCACGTTCTTCTGCCCCACAGGGATGCTGGCCTCCTTCAAGCTGCCAGCCTATGAGGAGGTGGCCCACCGCCCCAgcacgccgccgccgccctaCAGCGCCATCCTGGCCCAGCTGAGCGGGCCCCGCAGCCGCCTGGGCTCCAGCAGCCTCACGCTCTCGCCCAGCTCAGAGAACTACACCAGCTGCTCCTGCGAATCGAGCTGCGCCACGTCCCCCAGCAGCACCTCGCTCTCAGTGCAGGTGACGGACGAGACGGAGCGCAGCCGGGCCAGCACGCCCAGCGAGGAGGGTGGCACCAGCAGCACCGGCACCGGCgccagctgggagctgccccCCGAGGAGGCGCCGGCCCGCCAGCCCCCGCACAAGCACGCCCTCTTCTCCTCCACCGTGGACTTCTTCGAGGCCGACTGCCACCCCTGCTCCGACATCGAGgagggcgaggaggaggagggtggcgGCGTAGCCCGGGAGGAAGGTGGCAGTGATGGCGAGCATTTCCGA from Phalacrocorax aristotelis chromosome 4, bGulAri2.1, whole genome shotgun sequence encodes the following:
- the RTKN gene encoding rhotekin isoform X3; this translates as MKGPFSLRSRKELGGGARQTRLLPALDAVGSTGGEPGWMRGPPPTPPSPPTVTGGVPVVPMEVAGRGQRLQMQEKLRILEDLNMLYIRQIAISLQDTEIQRKMERELRLREGACKLLAACSRREQALEAAKSLLVCNSRVLAYMAELQRRKEAQVLRRTARRPSDAGPTDERLPCRGTVCVSDLRIPLMWKDTEYFRNKGELHRCAVFCLLQLGAEIHDTPMVLVDRTLTDICFESAVLFSEAGPDFELKVELYSAGLAGGAAQGSTPRKLATRLSTSLGRSSGKRVRAAMDGSPGSPPGNGGTSPLLLPAPSVPGPKFHLLAHAVLSLAEVQDGFRTHDLAIASNEESSFWLPLYGSMCCRLAAQPRCMAAPVTSGFLRLQPGSEAQSGTHLYCVLRGTDLLCYRDPGEAEAGLEPALTIAVNKETRIRAAEREGHEQPHGMAVTNRYGGEEVTHTLLAESRAEAQRWMEAFWQHFYDMSQWKQCCDELMRIEVPPPRRPPAVLPRQGSLYHEMAIDPADDIEAVTDILTRRAGGRAPGTPPWLSLFEGPPPRAPHSGRTGSPSPPTRRPWGRPRTLSLDAKLSTLKGRGSRQAAPPQRPSPPSSGSSSSGSSSPAAVHDAPGPLQSRV
- the RTKN gene encoding rhotekin isoform X1 yields the protein MKGPFSLRSRKELGGGARQTRLLPALDAVGSTGGEPGWMRGPPPTPPSPPTVTGGVPVVPMEVAGRGQRLQMQEKLRILEDLNMLYIRQIAISLQDTEIQRKMERELRLREGACKLLAACSRREQALEAAKSLLVCNSRVLAYMAELQRRKEAQVLRRTARRPSDAGPTDERLPCRGTVCVSDLRIPLMWKDTEYFRNKGELHRCAVFCLLQLGAEIHDTPMVLVDRTLTDICFESAVLFSEAGPDFELKVELYSAGLAGGAAQGSTPRKLATRLSTSLGRSSGKRVRAAMDGSPGSPPGNGGTSPLLLPAPSVPGPKFHLLAHAVLSLAEVQDGFRTHDLAIASNEESSFWLPLYGSMCCRLAAQPRCMAAPVTSGFLRLQLRGQQPGSEAQSGTHLYCVLRGTDLLCYRDPGEAEAGLEPALTIAVNKETRIRAAEREGHEQPHGMAVTNRYGGEEVTHTLLAESRAEAQRWMEAFWQHFYDMSQWKQCCDELMRIEVPPPRRPPAVLPRQGSLYHEMAIDPADDIEAVTDILTRRAGGRAPGTPPWLSLFEGPPPRAPHSGRTGSPSPPTRRPWGRPRTLSLDAKLSTLKGRGSRQAAPPQRPSPPSSGSSSSGSSSPAAVHDAPGPLQSRV
- the RTKN gene encoding rhotekin isoform X5 — translated: MFCRNQRSRVTVARGSALEMEIRRGRCRLSLLADSAQDTEIQRKMERELRLREGACKLLAACSRREQALEAAKSLLVCNSRVLAYMAELQRRKEAQVLRRTARRPSDAGPTDERLPCRGTVCVSDLRIPLMWKDTEYFRNKGELHRCAVFCLLQLGAEIHDTPMVLVDRTLTDICFESAVLFSEAGPDFELKVELYSAGLAGGAAQGSTPRKLATRLSTSLGRSSGKRVRAAMDGSPGSPPGNGGTSPLLLPAPSVPGPKFHLLAHAVLSLAEVQDGFRTHDLAIASNEESSFWLPLYGSMCCRLAAQPRCMAAPVTSGFLRLQLRGQQPGSEAQSGTHLYCVLRGTDLLCYRDPGEAEAGLEPALTIAVNKETRIRAAEREGHEQPHGMAVTNRYGGEEVTHTLLAESRAEAQRWMEAFWQHFYDMSQWKQCCDELMRIEVPPPRRPPAVLPRQGSLYHEMAIDPADDIEAVTDILTRRAGGRAPGTPPWLSLFEGPPPRAPHSGRTGSPSPPTRRPWGRPRTLSLDAKLSTLKGRGSRQAAPPQRPSPPSSGSSSSGSSSPAAVHDAPGPLQSRV
- the RTKN gene encoding rhotekin isoform X4, producing MRGPPPTPPSPPTVTGGVPVVPMEVAGRGQRLQMQEKLRILEDLNMLYIRQIAISLQDTEIQRKMERELRLREGACKLLAACSRREQALEAAKSLLVCNSRVLAYMAELQRRKEAQVLRRTARRPSDAGPTDERLPCRGTVCVSDLRIPLMWKDTEYFRNKGELHRCAVFCLLQLGAEIHDTPMVLVDRTLTDICFESAVLFSEAGPDFELKVELYSAGLAGGAAQGSTPRKLATRLSTSLGRSSGKRVRAAMDGSPGSPPGNGGTSPLLLPAPSVPGPKFHLLAHAVLSLAEVQDGFRTHDLAIASNEESSFWLPLYGSMCCRLAAQPRCMAAPVTSGFLRLQLRGQQPGSEAQSGTHLYCVLRGTDLLCYRDPGEAEAGLEPALTIAVNKETRIRAAEREGHEQPHGMAVTNRYGGEEVTHTLLAESRAEAQRWMEAFWQHFYDMSQWKQCCDELMRIEVPPPRRPPAVLPRQGSLYHEMAIDPADDIEAVTDILTRRAGGRAPGTPPWLSLFEGPPPRAPHSGRTGSPSPPTRRPWGRPRTLSLDAKLSTLKGRGSRQAAPPQRPSPPSSGSSSSGSSSPAAVHDAPGPLQSRV